A segment of the Bactrocera neohumeralis isolate Rockhampton chromosome 3, APGP_CSIRO_Bneo_wtdbg2-racon-allhic-juicebox.fasta_v2, whole genome shotgun sequence genome:
ataattttttcttttaataaattctttctttttttaaataactttgaattcattttatgatttttttctttttttttcttttacaggTGTGTTCTTAGTACCTTATTGCATTATCTTATTTATCTGCAGCATTCCTTTGTTATTTATGGAATTGTCAATTGGTCAATATACCGGGCGTGGACCAATTGGAGCGTTAGGACAGCTATGCCCGCTATTTAAAggtattattattacttaaaaaatattgcttatttattttttctaagaaaagtttttttttttatttttaatatatttatatacttaaaaaattttttttttctcagaaaaattagattttttattttacatatttttttatttattttattttatatatttttttatttatttattttttatttttttattttatttattttttactattttttttatacataaaaaatatttttttttaattttttcgaaaaaagaaaatgtatttgcttatttcacatattttttatgtatttttttaccttctcttctgtttttaatatacaatattattatatttaatgtaaaaCTTTTGTAAACCGATATATCTCGTTTTAGCTgtcttatttttattgtttgctcGTTAAAAATTTGCTTAGACTTTTCACACCTTGTCAAATATCGTTAACTATGAATTCTAAGCTAATTATCACGCATATGCATTGCCGGTAGTATTTctaacatacacatatagacGTTAGTAATTCTCTAATAAGCTTTGGTGTTATGGGCAGTCGTGACAAatacaacaaagaaaaaactaGATCACTTCTCAGTTAGAACAAGAGAACATGGTAAATTTGCAAGTGTCTGAGCATTAGTACTGACAACTTCTCTAGTCGAGAAAAATGTTTAGGCTCTTCTGTCGATCGTAGGTTTTGCAACGAACTCTTCGAAGAGATGAAATGATCTTACATATCTGTTGATATTTTTCTTCGCAAGAATATTGATATTGATTGTCTTTTTAATATAGAGACAGGGTAATTTTGTTCGCTGACCCACAACTTGTAACTGAGAGAAGCAAATTTGtaactgaaattattttcaactcTCCCTACGAGAGCAATGTACATCTTTTCGTAGGAACCTTTTAAGCCCTTTCTTATATACCGCGCTATTCGTACTCCTATCTGTTTGGTACTATGTTTCGAGTCCCAGTGATCAGTTAGACATAGTAGATTATGCGTTCCCACAATAGTCTGGTCTAAGTAACCAGAGCGGAACGGGTTTTTAACCGGGCAAGGATTTTTTCCTGCCCCATATAAGAACAACAACACGATAGATTATAGAAAATTTCGTTTTGTAGACTGTATTTTGAAAAGGGGGCTAAAGAAGGGTGTTGTTGACTGCATAGAATATTTACAGAAATAATTTTGgataaaaatcagaaaatcgGAGAACATTTTTCTCGAATATTCAATtagaaattcgttttttttttctttttttatactaCGAAATCTATTTGTTCCCCAAACTTCTACTGGGATAACTCAAAGCAAGTGTGTAAGCGTTTGTGTGCTTTAGTGCTAAAATTAGATCAGTGCTGTGAGTTGAACTTGTGAAGTGATTGTTAACAAAACAGCTATGCGGAAAAACAAGCGCCAATTACCTATTACCAAACTCGTGTCGGGGTGTTGGTCATGGACAAGGCTGCACAGTACATTGTTGTCGGTAtgacagtatatatgtatatacaaacatacacaaataATAGATTTGTATGCttagaaatatgtttttaacaaaacagtATAGCATATTGTTTAGAACACTATATTGGCTGAACTTCTTCAATTCTGACTCATCGGTCTTGAAGCTACCCTGAATCTAGATTCTTATGAGAAATTTTGGTTGCTATAGATGCCCAGCATCAGAACTTTCCGCAGAGAGAATAGGAtttcatatgttttttatttaagattttattctCTCTTATCCACAACCGATACTCGAACTCCTGCACTACCGCTTAGTGCCAACATACTCAAGCAACTTGGCTAGGCCGATTAAACAAACCAtattataaattgaacaactcAAATTAAcaatgtaatatacatacatatgtaaatatgccagaatatgtgtgtttgtaggtTATAAAAATCCATAAACCACAATAACCCACTTAATTATTCGCAACGCCATTATCCTcattaataattcaaaactcACACTAAAACTAGTAATTACATACAATTTTGCACAGAGGTTTCAATTTTGATAGAATAGATTAAATGTCTAGACTCGAGAATCGAAgcacaaattaaaaatgatgtaaaaatgagacatacatacaagcatctATATAAAAAGACCACTCAGACCATGTGTAGCTAAGTTGTTAATTGtaataaatcaatttcattCACACCCacacttaaataaatatgactattttaataaattgttttaggTAATTTGGCAAGccattttaattactttattacCGAagccataaatatttatggtcgGTGATTTTGATTAGTTTAAATtctcttatacatacatatattcggcTGCAGCTATAATATATAGCTATAATATGATTTAGagcgatcagtttatatggcagtaaTATGATATCGTTGTCCGAGCTGAACactttgttcggagattgtagcgttgtcttagacaataatctataaaaaattcgcgaagatatcttgtcaaatgaaaaagttttctatacaagaacatgattttgatcgatctgtATATacggcagctatacgctatagtgctccgatatccGCGGTTCCAACAAgggagcagcttcttgaggaaaaAAAAGACTTggacaaaatttcagatcgatatttcaaaactgGCGGACTAGTtctcgtatgtatatacagacaggccGAAATGGTTAAATGGACGCAGCCCAAAGTTTTGTGGACGAAATGAGGTTAGGTGAAAAAGTCACATCTAATAGAAGCTGATCCACTACTACCACAAATCACTACTTCTTCTGCTTTGGCACTACAACCGTCGGTCGGTCTGAGCCACAAACACAAAACTTCGCCTCGAATAGGAGGAGCTTTTTGCTGCAGCATCATCTTCCATGCGGACGACATGACGAAATCAGCGTATTCTTTGGATTTCTATGCGCTTTATTATATTAATGTCGCCGTGGAGCTCATACAGTTCGTTGTTCGATCTTCATCGATATACATCGTTTTAGCGGACGGCTTTAAAGATTTTGGGGAGAACATTTCTTTCGAATGATTCAAGTGTTTTCTCATCTCGGTTCGTCCTCGTCCGTGTTTCTAATGAGAGagcgtaattttttttcatcgagtGAGAGAGATCTGCCGAACTCAACGTAATCGTCTGTTGGCAAAAGCTATTCTGCGCTTGATCTCCAGACTTATATTATTAGTGGAATTTATGCAGTGATGAAGATATCCAGACTCGAGGAATCTCTATCTTGGTACTTTGTCTTGAACTCGTTCATCACAACACCAACCTCTTTCGCTTTTTTCACGCTGAAAAATACTGTACTCACGACTCAGTGGTTAAGTTCTTCGATATGATTATCATCTGCGTACCCCAGTAGCATTATACTAGAGTGGACAGGAGTAGAGTAGAGAAGACAGTCTCACTGTGGTTCATATTAGCGGCACGTATCTACTTTTCCAGGATTATATTGCAGAGGAAAACACTCCGTCTAAAACCTCGTCTGGTATTGAACGGCTTGGTGAGGTCCTTCCCGACTTTGACTGAGCTGATGGTTTTACTTAACGTGATTCTGCATAACCTTAGAAGATTCGCCAGGTTACCCAATTAATGAGAATTGGTATCTCCTATcgaaagcggctttgaaatcgactTTTGATGATAGATGCCGATCTGTTTGTTTATGGTATTTGCAAAAATCTGACGTATTGTGAACAACTGATCTAAGGTGGACTTGGTCTATAGCTGTTTTGAAAAGATCCAACCAATTTATTTACAATGAGCTTAAGCCTTCCACACTAACTGTCGAAATATGCAATGTTAAGAACGCGATAATTAGCGTAGATTGCGGGATTTCCCTTGTTGTGAACAGGGGAGAGTTTACTCatattccaatcattgggcacGTTTTCATCCTACCAATTCGACCTTAGTAATTGGAACATGCTCCTTTTCAACTCCTATCTGACGGCTTTAAACAGCTCAGCTGGTTATCCATCGCCCCCTGGggctttgttgttcttaagcCGCCTTAGAACTGTTTTAACCCGTCTTGGTCGAGCGCCTGACGACAATGTTATCACATAGATTGTTGGTGCAGATTCTTCTTCTTTCGTCGCAGCACTGCTTTGCCATTTGGCAGTTTCGAAAAATGTTCCCTCCAAATTTTAAGTGTACTCTGGGTGTCTGTTATCATGTTTTTATTACTGCCTTTACAGAAGTCGAATTGTCGAATAATGATGCAAAGTAAGCAAAATATTAGCTTCCGAAAACCAAGAGTGTTTATAGACTGAATAACGGTTCCCATGACAGTCGGATTTATGTAAAAGGAACGAATTCCAGTTCGCTAAGGCATATTTTGAAAGCGGACTACTCCTTGTGGAGTGTTGTTTactcataaatttaatttgatttctctttaattgcattaatttttatatgtttattattatatttgtatattttcaggCGCTGGTCTCGCTAGTGTGGTTGTCTCTTTCCTAATGTCCACTTACTATAGTGTCATCATAGGTTACTCAATTTACTACTTTTTCACATCATTTCGACCAGATATGCCATGGATCGATTGTAATAACAGGTAAATTTCAAgtcataaaaactaaattatcaACTGATGACAGCAAAAATCAAAGTATACATTTAGGATGTTACTTTTCATAAAAACACActctttccaatttttttaagtttctcaaTTATTCTTTGATTTTATATCGAGTGATACATTTTAGTTATTCcaattttatatttcgaaaTATCTTTCTAGGTGGAATACGCCGGACTGCTGGGTACCGCAGCGCACTAAAGATGTTATAGCGCCGAACACGTCACGAACGCCATCGGAAGAGTTTTTTGAGTGAGTTTTCGAAAGATAAAAAGTGCAACTTTTCAAAAAACCTACTCTCTTATcagttgcatacttttaggttaCCACATATTAACAAAATCCCAGCATTATAAATCAAGTTGTTTGTATCaaattttctctaatttttaattttcaatttcagaaATAAACTGCTGCAAATCAGCCCCGGCATTGAATATCCCGGCGCTATGCGTTGGGAATTGTTTGTGTGCCTTATCTGCGCCTGGCTGATGGTCTACTTTGCGACAtggaaatcaataaaatcatcAGCAAAGGTAAATTGCTAATAAAACACTTTCACTACCAAGGAATTAGttgtgaattttaattttctttttgttttttaggtaCGCTATTTCACCGCCACATTTCCCTTCATACTTATCATCATACTGATGACCCGTGCGGTGACGCTCGAAGGTGCCGATGAGGGGTTACGCTATTTCTTTCGACCCAATTGGTCGGAATTGAAAAATGCAAATGTGTGGATCAACGCCGCATCGCAGAATTTCAATTCCTTAGGCATCACGTTCGGTTCGATGATCTCATTTGCGAGctataacaaatacaataacaacattgtACGCGATACAGTCGCTGTAAGCGTTGTAAATATGCTAACTAGTCTGCTGGTGGGTGTGTTTGCCTTTGCGACTTTGGGTAATTTGGCGTTGGAACAAAATACGAATGTGCGTGATGTGATAAGCGATGGACCCGGCTTGATATTTGTGGTTTATCCACAGGCAATGGCGAAAATGCCTTATGCGCAACTATGGGCCGTAATGTTTTTCTTCATGCTACTCTGCTTGGGCCTCAATTCACAGGTGAGAATGCTTGGCATGATGGAAATTAAACAATGAACTGGTTAATTATATCCGAAAAAAGGTGTACTAAGTTTGTCACGACCTCATAAACCATATATAGAAATGATCAAAGCGACGAGCTGATTCGATTTAGTCATCTCTGTCTGTTCTTGGGTCTGTCCGTATAAACATTAGAGCAGGTCGATTTACAGGGAGCTAAAACGGAAAAGTAGCGTATGCGGAAAATGTTATGcagtctaaaaccggtttcgatgAGCGTTTTTTAGGCGAAGTTTTTTAgcgattataaaaatttgttcgacAGTTTTTGAGACATCCGAATAATATTTAATACGTAGGTGCATCGGTCAAATAggacaactatatcacatatctctCATACAACGGATTATTCAGATTTTCttaacttcgccttaaaaatcgctggctggTTTTGGCTCCATAGTTTCTCatgcaaagttgttcagaatgagtCTTAAAACATTTCCCGCAACTTTTgatatatcgatctgaaattttgcacacaactTTTCCTCTACAAGTAGCTACACTTTTGttagaaccgccgatatcggaccactatagcatatagctgccatacaaattgaacgatccaAGTTAACTTTTTCATTAGATACGatgtcttcacaaaatttagcatggattattttccaagggtTGTACCGttatttcgaagaaattgtttagattgaatgactataacatatagctgtcatacaaacatcAATCCAAGTTAAGTTCTTGTagtaaaaccttttttattttacacgatatcttcatgaaatttgacatggattaatttttcttgtttttcttaaatttctttttctaattttacaGTTCGCTATTGTTGAAGTTGTGGTAACTTCGATACAGGATGGTTTTCCAAATTGGATTAAACGTCATTTGGGTTATCATGAGATTGTTGTGCTCTTTGTATGTGTTATCTCATTTCTTTTTGGCCTACCAAATCTCATACAGGTATGTGAATTTCGTTTTACTATAGAATTACatgtttaaaacatattttttaatttattttagggTGGCATCTATTACTTCCAATTAATGGATCATTATGCCGCTTCCATATCGATTATGTTCCTTGCTTTCTGCCAGCTAATCGCTGTAGCTTGGTTTTACGGCACAGGTCGCCTATCAAAGAATGTGAAACAGATGACCGGCAAAGCGCCCACACTCTATATCAAGACATGTTGGCTGCTATTGGGACCTTGTCTACTATTTGTAAGCTATAAGTTAATAAGACGTTTTACTTTGAATGAACACGTGTACTTGACAGGCTATTTGGGTGCTTAGTTTAATTAACTATGAAGAGCCGAGCTATCATAATGGCCGCTATAAGTACCCAGATTGGGCATACGGCATTGGTTGGATGTTCGCATCATTCTCGCTTATCTGTATACCCGGTTATGCTATAATAAATTTACTACGCGCAGATGGTCGTACATTTATGGAGGTGAGATAGCAAAGGAAatgtatatttacaattatttctaACCACAAAAAATTATACTTCACAGCGCTTAAAGAATACGCTGCGTCCAAACATTTACGAGTGTCGTATATGTGGCGAACATCACTGTGAGCACGACTTCCCCGAACAGGAACAGTATATGCTCGCACAGGAGCTATCGGGCATTTATAAGCCAAAAGATCATTTGGATCCCAATGCGCCTATAAATCATTTTAATACCGGCCACAAGGCGGGCTACAATCCCATGCATTTGCAGCGTGAGCAAGTGGAATTGGCTTACGAGGAGAAAACTCAACCAGAAGAAGATAACACACATTTACCACCAGCCTCAACACCCAGCACATCGACAGCAGCGGGAAATAATAAATGTTGAACACATTAAATATGCTGCTGAAGCACGTCCTAGTATTGTCCTCTGTATTTATAAACGGCTCAATTAGTACTCATTTGCATGTAAACGCGTATGTAGATGGCTGCTAAAAAGCCATCACATTACATACTTGCATTTCATGCTAAACTCCTGTAATTTTTGTGATCCTTTGAGTGCGTTGTTTGtcgtttttagtttaaatatataatatggttttatattgaaaataagctatttaaataaagttcaatctataattaattattagaaAACATATTATAATGAGGTGCACCACGGAATTGTTTGCACAAGGCGAAAATCTCAAAaggcttatatacatatgtgcatacatttaACGTTATTCAATGTGAACTAGTGTTTAAATTACATGTGTACatccaaaaatttcgaaaatacatacatatatagtattcataaaaacgaaaataattttgtctTTGACtgttacataatataatattagtaCGACGAAACTCAAATCCTTTCAATATCCAATGCTACCGCGGCGTATACGCAACGTGACTTGTGTTTTTCTTCCAATTGGCATTGTCAGCACGCCACCTTTCTGGCTAAAGTAATGATATCACACGGGATAgagtctatatatgtatatataccataCTATAGGCCCTCATTAACTTGTAATAATTTTGGAATGAAACCATTTTCATCACAGaataaacaaacatataaaaagTTAACAAGCATTGCAAGATTTTCTAATTGGTGACAATTTAATCGACATATTTACCTTATGAACACGTTCcgtttgctttattttaaatgCACACACTTCACATttcatatacttttatattgtAGCACAATTATATAAACTTTATCACTTTAAGTATTTATcacataataaaacaaatttcataaattcaCAATTCCACTATTTCAGCAAAACTTTTCACTTTGaaacttcaaaaaacaaatacaatactATAGTTAGTCCGTTAACCATAGTATTGCCAGACTGTTATAGTTTGTTGATTTGTCCGTTAACCATTGTACTGCCAGACTGTCAAAATAGTTATGTTTACATAAAGTGCAacaattttgcttattaattTATGTTGGCATCCACATTTCGCTGCAATTATTGACAAAACCTTATAGaacttattaatttatttcctaTGCGTAGTATTTAAGAATAAAAGggagaaaataacaaaaaaacttatgAAATTTAACACTAAAGGGTTAAAAgcaaagtacatatatatggcaACATCTGGTGTTGCTGGTACAGCTGGTTAGCTGTCATCGAcctaaaaagtttttgttgcttgtttaCCAAAGATTTTTGCACAACCTCCGGTGTATTTGTGTTCCAGTATTGTAGCTTTTTTGTCTTAAATTTGCAAATGTTGTAGTCCCGGCTGCCAAAGTAATAGCACCAATCAATactatattttaagtatttttgtgtgaaaaaatgtCCAGTTGGAATAATATATGTCGTGTTTGTACCAGTCCTGCCGAATATGAGTTTTTCGGTAAAATACCAGCATATCTACATGCCAGCTCAAATGATTTTTTGCATTGGCAAAAACCAATTAATGTACTGCTTGAGGAAACAACGGGACTTAAGGTATAGTGCTGTTATATTAATAATGATTTTTGGTtagtattttctaaaaaatttaaaatttattctaaTGCAGTGTGCCGAAAATGATGGTTTACCCAATAAGATATGTGCACTTTGCATTTCTTACTTAAAACATGCAGTATTTTTTCGTGAACAATGTATTACTAATAGTTTGAGCTTGAAAGCTATAGATTTATTACGCCAAAAACGgcaaaaatgcaagcaaaatGTGGATAAAGACAATCTGCTGATTACAGCACAAGAGCTGAATTATACAAATGAGCATCAAATAGATACCAATCTACTAAATAATACTTGTTCACAAGATCAAGACAAAGTATTTAAACAGCTTCTAAATAATACTGTACAAACGAAGGCGCCCAGCCCACAAAATATCGAACAACAATTGcgttacctaaatttattatttaacaagGACCCAAATGCCGGTCTGCATATTTATAAACGCAAAAATGACggaaataaattagaaaatgcCGAGGGTGGTGGCGAGTATCCATTTGTTGAAGAAGATTCCGATACGGAAACTTCTAGTGTGGAAAACGAGGCAGCCGCTATTCAACAGAACATATTTTCATACAGCGAAACGAATTTCCAAGAGGACGATATTATAAATTTAGATGAGCTTGGCGATGCTATTACTATCAACATACCAGAAAGCTGTAAGGAACGCAAATGTCGTGCATGTTTCCGACGTTTTATGTTTGAAGATTCGCATAATGAACACATTAGCACATGTATCGAATACAAATTTCTTACATATATCGAGGAATTGAATAAGCTACTGTACATGCGACGAAATAAGGTAGTGTCGCCGCATGAATTCGTGCGTCGCATGATTTTCGCTTTACGCAAGATATGCGAATGGTTAAAACAAGCTAACTGTGCTGACATTTTATTGCCAGACTTGGCTACAAACGGAAA
Coding sequences within it:
- the LOC126753593 gene encoding sodium- and chloride-dependent GABA transporter ine isoform X1, translated to MDATAAEQPSTSSSAKKQIKINSATNKSSNNNTATVTAAKDRTTTTTTTTPTPTLAQIGKQTSHNFRLSQISDSGAESGDEQTRLIRSPSSRSHKFIIIPSSPPTPSGSAKEAGALPFRPTISASSLSTLAAAIQKTPASSQQQKQQALQRPRSVARQLSGMATAAAPHSTLLSGVPTTVNQSKQTPHSATHSTPATSLTRSAAQSQSDVVHQPTNIKTPATIAALLNDNSAGVTFTIEDCESEGCGGYDDRYSGDFTDGSGVAVYDATLHPDKTTAISSIKSASKLAPSYTIAGAQTPLSTSTAALVTAAAAPSVTAVHPFYRSALASSETAPYLQGFSRGRSERSSTRSVVSAYIPGSQDHLAEALAQYELLEQQQQQQQHYLRPSHSGKDLSASSSFIYGDHVANQIYSDVTSVRSLASIGIGSTDGRRLVIRRVPHTPHELFNMVHPPTPPLPGVDDDDNDSFLDPSDDAANLKPRQQHWANKMQFVLACIGYSVGLGNVWRFPYMCYKSGGGVFLVPYCIILFICSIPLLFMELSIGQYTGRGPIGALGQLCPLFKGAGLASVVVSFLMSTYYSVIIGYSIYYFFTSFRPDMPWIDCNNRWNTPDCWVPQRTKDVIAPNTSRTPSEEFFENKLLQISPGIEYPGAMRWELFVCLICAWLMVYFATWKSIKSSAKVRYFTATFPFILIIILMTRAVTLEGADEGLRYFFRPNWSELKNANVWINAASQNFNSLGITFGSMISFASYNKYNNNIVRDTVAVSVVNMLTSLLVGVFAFATLGNLALEQNTNVRDVISDGPGLIFVVYPQAMAKMPYAQLWAVMFFFMLLCLGLNSQFAIVEVVVTSIQDGFPNWIKRHLGYHEIVVLFVCVISFLFGLPNLIQGGIYYFQLMDHYAASISIMFLAFCQLIAVAWFYGTGRLSKNVKQMTGKAPTLYIKTCWLLLGPCLLFAIWVLSLINYEEPSYHNGRYKYPDWAYGIGWMFASFSLICIPGYAIINLLRADGRTFMERLKNTLRPNIYECRICGEHHCEHDFPEQEQYMLAQELSGIYKPKDHLDPNAPINHFNTGHKAGYNPMHLQREQVELAYEEKTQPEEDNTHLPPASTPSTSTAAGNNKC
- the LOC126753593 gene encoding sodium- and chloride-dependent GABA transporter ine isoform X2, which produces MTPRGTNDIETTSTKHSEYNYYRFNRIAKILPGVDDDDNDSFLDPSDDAANLKPRQQHWANKMQFVLACIGYSVGLGNVWRFPYMCYKSGGGVFLVPYCIILFICSIPLLFMELSIGQYTGRGPIGALGQLCPLFKGAGLASVVVSFLMSTYYSVIIGYSIYYFFTSFRPDMPWIDCNNRWNTPDCWVPQRTKDVIAPNTSRTPSEEFFENKLLQISPGIEYPGAMRWELFVCLICAWLMVYFATWKSIKSSAKVRYFTATFPFILIIILMTRAVTLEGADEGLRYFFRPNWSELKNANVWINAASQNFNSLGITFGSMISFASYNKYNNNIVRDTVAVSVVNMLTSLLVGVFAFATLGNLALEQNTNVRDVISDGPGLIFVVYPQAMAKMPYAQLWAVMFFFMLLCLGLNSQFAIVEVVVTSIQDGFPNWIKRHLGYHEIVVLFVCVISFLFGLPNLIQGGIYYFQLMDHYAASISIMFLAFCQLIAVAWFYGTGRLSKNVKQMTGKAPTLYIKTCWLLLGPCLLFAIWVLSLINYEEPSYHNGRYKYPDWAYGIGWMFASFSLICIPGYAIINLLRADGRTFMERLKNTLRPNIYECRICGEHHCEHDFPEQEQYMLAQELSGIYKPKDHLDPNAPINHFNTGHKAGYNPMHLQREQVELAYEEKTQPEEDNTHLPPASTPSTSTAAGNNKC
- the LOC126752777 gene encoding uncharacterized protein LOC126752777, which codes for MSSWNNICRVCTSPAEYEFFGKIPAYLHASSNDFLHWQKPINVLLEETTGLKCAENDGLPNKICALCISYLKHAVFFREQCITNSLSLKAIDLLRQKRQKCKQNVDKDNLLITAQELNYTNEHQIDTNLLNNTCSQDQDKVFKQLLNNTVQTKAPSPQNIEQQLRYLNLLFNKDPNAGLHIYKRKNDGNKLENAEGGGEYPFVEEDSDTETSSVENEAAAIQQNIFSYSETNFQEDDIINLDELGDAITINIPESCKERKCRACFRRFMFEDSHNEHISTCIEYKFLTYIEELNKLLYMRRNKVVSPHEFVRRMIFALRKICEWLKQANCADILLPDLATNGNGAEEKSKKPLEREYKNCAVAACEQKSSNVKLSANEQLLKFFELPKQQEETTMTDLPKTSLSNTLEKTTKQTEFVNENGVGNTQKPLLRATPTPITPSNNILYKIERSQSRGSSALVNIDHETKSIIRPIAVMTAEKNITTPTTAADNRTFNSGASNAGGVDIPRDTAERLTFLQKLRRAANQTPTSSNSKPTPATPLINVRKDLTSTALGAGNEQQTASPATATATPKTIPISALHMNLSFSARCNPCNILFETLAALEVHNAMYHNHMPLKLIRSTTNTQPEDPEREAERKRIIALFENDDSDEELETGGA